A single window of Eucalyptus grandis isolate ANBG69807.140 chromosome 1, ASM1654582v1, whole genome shotgun sequence DNA harbors:
- the LOC120296273 gene encoding pentatricopeptide repeat-containing protein At1g59720, chloroplastic/mitochondrial-like: MTDNDPQTPFLHSKILYFSSSRSIDYAYQVFQQVENPNAFMRNALIRARAQSSDHKEEAISLLRGMLEDGRIFPDKYIFPFALEACADLFTLSERSAVWWNALMDALVRFGEFIDAMELFHEMQKIFAPDGFLHGGHLCRRDDGVVLVYALHVVLM, from the exons ATGACCGACAACGATCCGCAGACCCCCTTCCTCCATAGCAAAATCCTCTACTTCTCGTCCTCACGGAGCATCGACTATGCTTATCAGGTGTTTCAACAAGTTGAGAATCCGAATGCGTTCATGCGGAACGCTCTCATAAGGGCCCGCGCGCAAAGCAGTGACCACAAGGAGGAGGCCATCTCGTTGCTTCGGGGGATGTTGGAAGATGGAAGAATTTTTCCGGATAAGTACATTTTCCCGTTTGCTCTCGAGGCATGTGCAGACTTGTTCACTCTGTCCGAGAGGAGTGCAGTTTGGTGGAATGCCTTGATGGATGCCTTGGTTCGGTTTGGTGAGTTCATTGACGCGATGGAATTGTTCCATGAGATGCAGAAGATTTTTGCGCCGGATGGGTTTTTACACGGGGGGCATTTGTGCAG GAGAGATGATGGCGTTGTCTTGGTTTATGCACTTCACGTGGTTCTTATGTAA